In Centroberyx gerrardi isolate f3 chromosome 14, fCenGer3.hap1.cur.20231027, whole genome shotgun sequence, the genomic stretch CCTCTCTTCCCTGCCCCACCTTGTCTgccacctctcctcctgtctccactgtctcagCCCCTGCCTCCATGTCCCCCCCAGCCACCGCTGCCCCCGCTCCTGACACCACTGCCTCTGACAGCGTCTCTGCACCAGCCTCTACTCTTGTAGCCTCTGTCCCTGCTGCTGCCTCATCTGGCCTTGAACTGCCAGTCCTCACCTCTGCTTCTGTTGACCAAATCCCCAGTGCCCCCTCATCCATGGCCACCCTAATAACTGCTGCTGCCAACCTTTCCACCCTGGCCACTGCCCCTGCTGCTATGTCTCCCATACCCACCGCCAGTCTGCCTGATGTCCTCACATCTCCTGGGACTAGTGGTAGCTCCACTGTAGGTCAAAGCATAGGGGATGCAGTGCTAACTGCTCTAgggcagtgtgtgtctgcaggggaCCACTCTTCCACCTCTGTTCAttcccctcctcctgctgctgcagtgacctcTCCTTCGGTCAGCCAAGTTGgcctggagcagcagcagacactGGCCCAGACGGTCAGACCAGCCCCGccacaaccacaaccacagcTACAGCCAGCATTACAGCAGCAGGTACCACCAACCCAACAGCAACTACAGACAGTGCAGCTTGAACAAATACCACTGGCACAACAGATACAGCAGGTACCACCACCACAAGCACAGCAATCACAACAGCAAGTGTACCAAGAACAAattcagctgcagcaggaacAAGCACTGCAGCAGTCTCTCCAACAGTTACAACAACAGCAACTAATGCAGCAACAAATGCCACTTCAACAGCAGCTGACTGAGGTGCAGATGCTGCCTCAGCCAAGTCAAACAGAGTTGTTACAGCAGTCTGTGCCTCTCCAACAGTCTCTGCCACCAGCAGAAATGCTGTCAATGCCCCTACAGCAGACCCAACAAATGCCTGTTCAACAGCAGGCACCACAATATAGCCCACAGATACTTCAGCAATCTCAGTTACAACAGTTACCACAACAAGCTGTGGTACCACAAGCACCTGTAGTGCCTCAACAGCAGGCCCACATTGaccagcaacagcagcatcaGTTAGGGCTACAACAGACAATACACTTACAGCAACAGCAAATGTTACAACAACagctacaacagcagcaacaacatcaGTTATTAATGGGTGCTGTGGCTTTAAAGCCAGATCAAAGTCAAATGCTACCCCTGTCAATCAGTCAACAATTTGTTCAACAACAGACACCACTAAATGTTAGCCTTGTACCGCAACAACAGATTCAGCAGCAACAAACCCAGATCCCTATAGAGCAGACACAACAACGTATACAGTCacagcagctgctccaacaacttcagcagcagcaggaggtggCTAAAGCCATGGAGACCCCCCAGAAGCAGCAACAGATTCCACTGCAGAAACAGTCTTCGTTCCAGCAGTCAGAGTCAGAACTCTCCACAGGAGAGGCCAGTGTCACAGAGGACACAGGCAGCCACTCTGCCCCTCTGCACCCTTCATCTGACTCCTCCctgccccctctccctctgggcGCCCCCGAAGCCGCCttaccccccctctccctcacaaTGACGCCATCCCCTGCTCAGCCCTCCTCTGTGGCCGAGTCAGACAGTGAGGGCCCCCCCAAAATCGAATTTGTAGACAACCGTATAAAGACGCTGGATGAGAAGCTGAGGAACTTGTTGTATCAGGAGTACAGCAGCGGGGCAGTGCTGGCCGGGGGAGCTGCTGTGGCCTCCACCGCGGCTCCCGCCTTGGCATCAGCAGCCTCCACATCGGCAGGAGGGGATGAGTCATCTGAGCCACACTCGCTCCACCCCTCGTCTTTCCCCCCACCTGCCTCCTCCTCAGACACCTCCCCCCACTCCTcgtcctccaccacctcctccaccacctcccgttcctcctccacctcccctgacctggagagggatagaggagaggaggcttcCCCAGAGGTGCCCACCTCTGCTGAGCTGGGCCCAGTGGAGCAGCAGCCTGCCCCATCTGtcccctccacctctgcctcctccaccccccccacatcCCTCCTGCCCCCCCATCAGGATGACTCTGCTGGGCCCCAGCGCCCACCTGTGCCAGGAGAACCAACCATTCTTGTGAGTGAATACCACTGATTTGATTGCGAGTAAATTGTATGTGAATATTTCATATACATTACTACAAATACAGTGAATTTCCATGGTTGAATAAATGTGACTCCTCTCAGTTCTTTTTCAGCCACCTGTGATATTTATGTTTCAacatctctcttcctttctgagTGTCTCAACTCCATGCAGCCACTCTTAACTGTCAATGTGGCTTATTCCCTTTCCCTCCACCCCTATTTCCAGGCTGTCCCCCCACACTCTGACACCAGTACCACAGGAGATGCATCGTGGCCCCCCAATCAGCACCCGATCCCCCTCCGGcatggacagcagcagcacaatgCAGGAGGTGGATATTTTGGCCTAAACCTGACATGTCCTAGTATCAGAAATCCTGTTAGCAAGAAATCCTGGACTCGCAAATTCAAAAACTGGGCGTGCAAACTGCGCCACTCCGCCAGCTTGTTCAAGAAGCCCAGAGTCCAGCAAGGTAGCGTCTTCTTAGCGAGCGAacgagcgagagagcgagagagagagagagagaatggggtgTTGGGGCATGGTCTTAAACCTAATGTCTAGTCCTAGTGTTAACATAGAAATGTAACTTTCTAAACTGTCAGGAATTAATAACTGTTAATGTTAAACAATGTTAATGTTTACGGCtaaataattgtttttgtatattgtaatgtgaCTGTAATCCCTGTGTAGTGTCAGTGTTGATATCACTACATACATTAttgttttttgaattttttgattTTGCTGAATTGCTTTTACTAAATTTCATTTTCTTGGCAATCTTTCTTTTTGCATGGGTTACTCACCCAGGGGCAAGaacagtggagagtagaggagggtGGGAGATTGGCACAGTGTAGGAAGAGGTTGGCATCAGGAGTCTGATGCCCGTCCCAGTGCAGATGAGCTCTGCAGTAAAACCCGGCTGTGCCCAGGACATATCCCTTCATATCATCCACCTGCTGGCTCAGTGTAGACACCATGCACCTCAGCATGAGACATTACACAGACATTACACAGATAAGATACTAAGTCATTGTGTGATCAGTTGTCATTCAGAATACATGTATGCTTTGTATGACACACAGTCAGCTTACACAGCACTGCTCCATGAGACTgcataatatactgtagatgctaTGCTATTTATGAACACTAATTTTTCCCATTTGCATTATCTGTATGTGATATCCAGATTATGATGAAAGTCATAATTTCTACTATCTATTGTGCACATTGTCCAGGGCTTACAAGTTACTGTCAGGTTCTTTCTTACCTGGGTAGGCTTTTTGTAAAGCTTTATCATATTGTTTTAGTAAGCCAACCTTcttgcatgtatttgtgtttatgtgtgtagcAGTAGTTTAGATCCATGTATAGACTACTAGAGCATATGCATGAACATGTATGTTATGTTCAACATGTGTGTCTATATAGTAATGGATCATTGTCTGTAAGTAGCACCTATATCAGGCTGCACATTTCCAAGTTGATCTTAAATGATGCAGCAAATCCATATATACGCACTGTACTAATGTAGTGTTCCCTAATATCAAACACATTGAACAATATCACTGTGGATCTGAGTACAGATTTCAAATGCGATATTGGGCTCTGTTGTCTGATATATGAGTGGGACAAGGTTGAGTcagtgagaatgagagagtggatgtgtgggtgggtgggggtacACTGTTATAAACATTCAACTGTCATTCCATaatatgctttttttatttaatgacttactatacttttgtttttaaataaactACCACCCCTCCCCACACCCCCATAACACATTTGTTTTAAGTATGTACTTTACTGCCATAAAAACTTACATTCATTGTTGAGtttattacttttaatttagAACAAATGATGACTGCCACAGTATTCAATATAATGTTTACACATTTTCATAGCCCTGCATGTAAGCCATGTAAGTCACAATGTTGTTGATGATGTGTGATGTTGGTGGGTGATTTTtaacactgtgtgtttgtgtctgtgtgtccatgtatgtcCGTGTGCTTCTACATGTCCCTCTGTGATGTACATTTTTATGTGTCTGTAtgcttctgtctgtgtctacCTCGTCATTTATGTGCGCTTTATACCTGTGTCTCTATGTCcttgtctcttccctctttgtttttcattcccCATCTCTTTATCAGATGGACACTCCAGCAATCAGGctctgggagaggagagggaggctgcCCCCCTAAATCCACCTCAGTCACGCAAAGGACGATTTCAGGTAGGGACAGGACTAACGATTTTGTACTTGTCACTCACCATTCTAACCCTTCAGTGCAGACAGGACCAGGAACAGGCTGTTAATAGCTCCCACATCCTCTGCCATCAGGTGACTCCAGTACCCCAGCCTCCTGAATCCTCTCCCCCTAAGGAGGCAGCCTCAGGCCAGGGTGGAAGTCACCGGAAAGTGGGGCGCTTCTCTGTAACCCAGGCTGAGACTAAGAAAGAAGAGAGGCTAACTGACAGCTCCCCAGTGTCTCCTGATttggaaagggagaggaggagaactcgggggaaggagggagagaaggaggagggtaAGAGGACCCCGTCATTGGCCCACCCACCCCGAGGTCACGGGCACAGCCACTCACCCCTGGGCAGCAGCGATGACGATGAGAGCGAGCTGGAGGATGAAGACCTGAGGAGAGAACTGCACAAGCTCCGAGAGAAGTGagacagggaggggaaagaTGGAACAATATTATCTTCCAACTCGTTTCTTCTCGTAGTCTCAACTCGTATCGTACTGATTTGCCAAACCTCATAatcctcatctccctccccttctcctccatgATTTGTATCTCCTCCTCCATAGGCACATCAAAGAGGTGGTGTCCCTTCAGGCCCAGCAGAACAGAGAGCTGCAGGAACTGTACCGACAGCTCCGTTCCCTCAAAGACCACAGGCAgactctgcctctccctctgccccgaACACCTCCTCTTCCCACAGCACCTCCAGCCCTCTCCCCTCGCAGGCCCCGGCCGGCCAAAGTCAAGCTCCGGCCCCGGCCTCACTCTCACATGGACAACAACGGAGTTGCACACCCTGGtaactatttctctctctcgctctctctctctcgctctctctctctctcgctctctctctctctcgctcttgttCTCTTGGTGTAACTATTTCGTTGTGGCTGTCCCCCAGGGATGCAGCAGTCAAGTAGTTTCTCAGGTGGTGAACAGAGTAGACTGCCCCCCTACTGCAACCCAGAGCACCGCACCTCACTGTCCACTAGGAGAGGTAGGGTTTGTCACCCATACATGGAGGCAATGCATAATTAGTGATCAGTGGTATCAAAGTGATGATCACTGGTATCAAGTGTCCCTTCATTTCTCCGCAGATCACAGTCCTCCTAGAAAGAGCACATTCACAGATGAATTGCACAAACTGGTTGATGATTGGACGAAGGAGACGGTGGGCCCTGCCCCACCCAAGCCCTCGCTCAATCAGATCAAGCAGATTCAGCAGGTGCAAGAGTTGGGAGGCTGGAGCCAGCCAGCTGAGGTAGAACTACACACTGTATAGGACATATCCTATTTTTCATACAATATAACCTTTTCAtacaacataaaaatataaaaacatataaaaacaacatataaaaaaatataggtcAAAGGTTTTGTGATTGTTTCATCATAAATGTTGTGGGTAAGGTTTTGCTCTCAGTTTGCCTTACTATTAATGACTTTATTCCATGCAGGTGGCTCCACCTGGTTGGTTTCCAGTGGCACCACTGAATCCCCAGGCATCCCCAACCCCTGCCAGCCTGCCTGTGGCAGCCCCATCTCATTACACAGGAGGAGGGAGCCTGGCCACCCTGCGCTCTCCAGGAGCACCACCACAAACGCACATAGGTCAAGTCCCACAGCTGCAGCAAAGTTTACACCTCCATCAGTCTCTCCCACTCCAGCAGATGTCCTATCAGCAGTCCCCTCTCCGCCAGCAGATACCACAGCCCCGGATGCAAACTCCCTTACTGTCTCAGTCGCAGCCCATGCAACCACAGACACAACCCATCACGCAGCTGCCCCACTCACCATCTCAGAGCCAACCTCTGTTGCCTTCCCAAATGCCCACATCTCCAATGCCCCTGGCCGGGTCTCTGCTGCCTGGCCCTGGCACCACGGCGCCCACAGATAGCGGTGCCACCACTGGGGGGACATTTTGCTCCtgttcctcatcctcttcctcctgctcctcctcctgctctacTGCTGCTCTGCCTTCCAGTGCCAAACTTCACCCaacaccccccacctccactcTTCCTTTGGGACAGCAATGAAaccaaggcagagagagaggttgatgCGAATGATCGAGTAGTTGGAGCAAGACGTAAATCAAATCCATACGGAATATTGGTTGTGTGTATGCAAGAGAGAGGTGTGACCACAATGAGTATATGGattccagtgtgtttgtggataaGGTGGGGAGTGAATGTGAGAGATGGTAGATTCTAGTATGTACAGACAGAGGGCAATATGGAACACGGGCTGGGGGTTATGAATAACGGTACGTTTGGGTGTTGAGTTGTATAAATTCTGTaatgtgtgagtgcgtgcatttatgagtgtgagtgtgtgtttgtgctttcatGTATTGTCCAAGTACATATCCCTTATGTGTTTTGACACAAATTAACggtcatgtttttgttttcaaccCAACTCAGTTGGACCTGAACTCTTCCTAAGCAGAGACATGAAGGACACACAAAATTTTTTGACAATGTATTggcatttttgtttcatttgtcaATGCTTACAGTGAAAGGACTATCAATTTTAAAAGTGCAATTAGTAACTGTCATCTAAATTGAACATAATGTGTTGTAGTGATTTGTCTGTAAGGCATAAACAAAGTATTTTTGTAGAAGCACGTTGACAAAAACCAGACACATAGAATTAGCTGACCTTTAAAACTATAGGCCTATAGCACAAAGTGTTTCAATGGGCAGTGAACTgtaacacatttaaaacaacagCATGTTACACAGTAGAGCATGGTATCTGGCTTCCATCACTACCACAACGCCACCAAGCGCACTGTTACGCAGTGTAGTGCACGGGTACAGCATGTACTTAGTTTGTATTATTTCACGTTAAGTAGTAGTGGTAAGATAGAAACAATTTGAATTAACATGAGTCACATGATATCAATTAGGATTAATTAATTTTCGGAATATGCTGGTAAATTGAAATATGTCATCTATGTTCAGTGGACTCTTGTATTGAGGTTAACTGAATATTCACCCAACCCAAGACTGCATGACCCTATGGCTACCTTGACCTGCCTGAACTTACTGCAATCTGCTTACACGTACATTTATGAATCTCACATCTGCTGTGTGCAGCCAACTGAGTTAATTCATCAGTCATAAGTAAATTGGTTTTCAGTATGATAGGCTTTTACAGTAGACATTTTTGCTTTCAATTTCAGCACTGCATATCAAGGTGTCATactgaggaggaagatgaaaaagaaaaactgccaAGTTATAATGGAATGGGGAGACCATACGGGTTATTCCCATATTGCCTTTTAGAATTACTGCattttttgtgagtgtgtgagagtgtgtatttctttctgtgtgACGAAGCTTTGTGATACTGCTGCACTGCATCATAATTGCATCCCTGTTGCTTTCATTCAAAGCGGCCTCTCACATTAAATGTTACTGTACCCAATTTAAAATGTTTACTCTGAGCCCGTGTCTTGGGCTTGTCTCCTCAAGAAACAAAAGATAACAAGTGAGTGCTTAGGCCTGTAAAGGTCGTAAGTTTGTCGTCAAACACTAGTGTGAGATCCTCACTTGGCTATTTGTCAAGTTTGTTTGGCATTATAGTGATTCTTCATTTCAGTTGTGAACTATTTTGTCTTTGATCTTAGGCTGTTTCAGTGTGAATGATTCTTTTATAAGCTCAACTGTGGACCGTAAATGTGCTTTATGCACACTGCAAAAGGTTTACTGAATTCAGAAATGTTCCATTCCTCTATTTCTAAATTCACTTCAATGATAGATGCAGGGATACAGAGAGTAATACATCTACAGATGTTTTATTGGGTTATCAGTGCACTTAGCCATACACACATTTGACCATTAATGGTCAGGCATTGATACATTTTTGGAACCTTACTTGGTACAATAAGTAGTCTGTAGTCAAAGcagcatttctgttttattgaaatTAATGATTGAGAGATTTGTGCCACAGCAAAGAGACATTGTACAGGTTGTGAAAGACTGCTAAATGTGAGTCAAAGACACTTAAAATATGAAAGGTTACGGAGGAACAGTTTGTGCTAAAGGGTATGGTTGTTCAGAAGTAAAACTTTGCAATTACATAATCTAGAATTTAACATAACGGATTTCagtatttatgttgtttttcaaGACAACCCACATTT encodes the following:
- the wnk3 gene encoding uncharacterized protein wnk3 isoform X2, whose amino-acid sequence is MATDPGEPTGTEDSSEKPDGQREEETEREGRAGPERERTRSTPSDFPSSQTQERRAAEGEEGGPRGGGGGREASQEGEETPVRPMSFSTPSSPAAQGHSRLRREKRFFRKSVEICEEEDEVEEPPEAPHSAPHLELRSSDSVFTSSAQQQGAASACAALGHDPSCPSSSQEPGKDAPTSTPTQRGKERDREQEEEAEMKAVATSPGGRFLKFDIELGRGAFKTVYKGLDTETWVEVAWCELQDRKLTKAEQQRFKEEAEMLKGLQHPNIVRFYDSWESVLRGKKCIVLVTELMTSGTLKTYLKRFKVMKPKVLRSWCRQILKGLHFLHTRTPPIVHRDLKCDNIFITGPTGSVKIGDLGLATLMRTSFAKSVIGTPEFMAPEMYEEHYDESVDVYAFGMCMLEMATSEYPYSECQNAAQIYRKVTSGIKPASFDKVNDPEIKEIIEGCIRQNKSQRLSIRDLLTHAFFGEDTGVRVELAEEDTGCQDCLALRIWVEEPKKLKGKHKDNEAIEFSYDLENDSAEEVALEMVKSGFFHESDAKVVGKSIRDRVTLIKKSRERRQQQLLQQQQGFEERRDSTLTSYTCSHPSCPSSLGPGAAAQTGGGGGGGGGGGQESEELPEVDQHVRQQHILSGTALSLPGESIGSASCESYASGQSQAYSQQGESYTHSQTILPPTVSSTGVVAHPQMLPIGQSGGAPNVPIGQSGGISSLSIGQSGGAPVGQTFIQPSPMATQISPSVPQQYSQDSPHLSSTERHSSSGSVPANGEDTLQLLANGKLEKVKSQRRPSCQRPEKGSHQFLLSMLQVSSSGDNMVECQLETHSNKMVTFKFDIEGDAPEDIADYMVEEDFVLELEKEKFVEELRAIVKNAQEILQTHLQTGSIDQLHVSTPTGSTMDAVPQSSPVGRWRFFINQTIRHRDSQSNQGAATPPPTGETRVPQSPKTERVTSPSVSQVGLEQQQTLAQTVRPAPPQPQPQLQPALQQQVPPTQQQLQTVQLEQIPLAQQIQQVPPPQAQQSQQQVYQEQIQLQQEQALQQSLQQLQQQQLMQQQMPLQQQLTEVQMLPQPSQTELLQQSVPLQQSLPPAEMLSMPLQQTQQMPVQQQAPQYSPQILQQSQLQQLPQQAVVPQAPVVPQQQAHIDQQQQHQLGLQQTIHLQQQQMLQQQLQQQQQHQLLMGAVALKPDQSQMLPLSISQQFVQQQTPLNVSLVPQQQIQQQQTQIPIEQTQQRIQSQQLLQQLQQQQEVAKAMETPQKQQQIPLQKQSSFQQSESELSTGEASVTEDTGSHSAPLHPSSDSSLPPLPLGAPEAALPPLSLTMTPSPAQPSSVAESDSEGPPKIEFVDNRIKTLDEKLRNLLYQEYSSGAVLAGGAAVASTAAPALASAASTSAGGDESSEPHSLHPSSFPPPASSSDTSPHSSSSTTSSTTSRSSSTSPDLERDRGEEASPEVPTSAELGPVEQQPAPSVPSTSASSTPPTSLLPPHQDDSAGPQRPPVPGEPTILAVPPHSDTSTTGDASWPPNQHPIPLRHGQQQHNAGDGHSSNQALGEEREAAPLNPPQSRKGRFQVTPVPQPPESSPPKEAASGQGGSHRKVGRFSVTQAETKKEERLTDSSPVSPDLERERRRTRGKEGEKEEGKRTPSLAHPPRGHGHSHSPLGSSDDDESELEDEDLRRELHKLREKHIKEVVSLQAQQNRELQELYRQLRSLKDHRQTLPLPLPRTPPLPTAPPALSPRRPRPAKVKLRPRPHSHMDNNGVAHPGMQQSSSFSGGEQSRLPPYCNPEHRTSLSTRRDHSPPRKSTFTDELHKLVDDWTKETVGPAPPKPSLNQIKQIQQVQELGGWSQPAEVAPPGWFPVAPLNPQASPTPASLPVAAPSHYTGGGSLATLRSPGAPPQTHIGQVPQLQQSLHLHQSLPLQQMSYQQSPLRQQIPQPRMQTPLLSQSQPMQPQTQPITQLPHSPSQSQPLLPSQMPTSPMPLAGSLLPGPGTTAPTDSGATTGGTFCSCSSSSSSCSSSCSTAALPSSAKLHPTPPTSTLPLGQQ
- the wnk3 gene encoding uncharacterized protein wnk3 isoform X1, with amino-acid sequence MATDPGEPTGTEDSSEKPDGQREEETEREGRAGPERERTRSTPSDFPSSQTQERRAAEGEEGGPRGGGGGREASQEGEETPVRPMSFSTPSSPAAQGHSRLRREKRFFRKSVEICEEEDEVEEPPEAPHSAPHLELRSSDSVFTSSAQQQGAASACAALGHDPSCPSSSQEPGKDAPTSTPTQRGKERDREQEEEAEMKAVATSPGGRFLKFDIELGRGAFKTVYKGLDTETWVEVAWCELQDRKLTKAEQQRFKEEAEMLKGLQHPNIVRFYDSWESVLRGKKCIVLVTELMTSGTLKTYLKRFKVMKPKVLRSWCRQILKGLHFLHTRTPPIVHRDLKCDNIFITGPTGSVKIGDLGLATLMRTSFAKSVIGTPEFMAPEMYEEHYDESVDVYAFGMCMLEMATSEYPYSECQNAAQIYRKVTSGIKPASFDKVNDPEIKEIIEGCIRQNKSQRLSIRDLLTHAFFGEDTGVRVELAEEDTGCQDCLALRIWVEEPKKLKGKHKDNEAIEFSYDLENDSAEEVALEMVKSGFFHESDAKVVGKSIRDRVTLIKKSRERRQQQLLQQQQGFEERRDSTLTSYTCSHPSCPSSLGPGAAAQTGGGGGGGGGGGQESEELPEVDQHVRQQHILSGTALSLPGESIGSASCESYASGQSQAYSQQGESYTHSQTILPPTVSSTGVVAHPQMLPIGQSGGAPNVPIGQSGGISSLSIGQSGGAPVGQTFIQPSPMATQISPSVPQQYSQDSPHLSSTERHSSSGSVPANGEDTLQLLANGKLEKVKSQRRPSCQRPEKGSHQFLLSMLQVSSSGDNMVECQLETHSNKMVTFKFDIEGDAPEDIADYMVEEDFVLELEKEKFVEELRAIVKNAQEILQTHLQTGSIDQLHVSTPTGSTMDAVPQSSPVGRWRFFINQTIRHRDSQSNQGAATPPPTGETRVPQSPKTERESEGSQRSESLTGMASLPCPTLSATSPPVSTVSAPASMSPPATAAPAPDTTASDSVSAPASTLVASVPAAASSGLELPVLTSASVDQIPSAPSSMATLITAAANLSTLATAPAAMSPIPTASLPDVLTSPGTSGSSTVGQSIGDAVLTALGQCVSAGDHSSTSVHSPPPAAAVTSPSVSQVGLEQQQTLAQTVRPAPPQPQPQLQPALQQQVPPTQQQLQTVQLEQIPLAQQIQQVPPPQAQQSQQQVYQEQIQLQQEQALQQSLQQLQQQQLMQQQMPLQQQLTEVQMLPQPSQTELLQQSVPLQQSLPPAEMLSMPLQQTQQMPVQQQAPQYSPQILQQSQLQQLPQQAVVPQAPVVPQQQAHIDQQQQHQLGLQQTIHLQQQQMLQQQLQQQQQHQLLMGAVALKPDQSQMLPLSISQQFVQQQTPLNVSLVPQQQIQQQQTQIPIEQTQQRIQSQQLLQQLQQQQEVAKAMETPQKQQQIPLQKQSSFQQSESELSTGEASVTEDTGSHSAPLHPSSDSSLPPLPLGAPEAALPPLSLTMTPSPAQPSSVAESDSEGPPKIEFVDNRIKTLDEKLRNLLYQEYSSGAVLAGGAAVASTAAPALASAASTSAGGDESSEPHSLHPSSFPPPASSSDTSPHSSSSTTSSTTSRSSSTSPDLERDRGEEASPEVPTSAELGPVEQQPAPSVPSTSASSTPPTSLLPPHQDDSAGPQRPPVPGEPTILAVPPHSDTSTTGDASWPPNQHPIPLRHGQQQHNAGDGHSSNQALGEEREAAPLNPPQSRKGRFQVTPVPQPPESSPPKEAASGQGGSHRKVGRFSVTQAETKKEERLTDSSPVSPDLERERRRTRGKEGEKEEGKRTPSLAHPPRGHGHSHSPLGSSDDDESELEDEDLRRELHKLREKHIKEVVSLQAQQNRELQELYRQLRSLKDHRQTLPLPLPRTPPLPTAPPALSPRRPRPAKVKLRPRPHSHMDNNGVAHPGMQQSSSFSGGEQSRLPPYCNPEHRTSLSTRRDHSPPRKSTFTDELHKLVDDWTKETVGPAPPKPSLNQIKQIQQVQELGGWSQPAEVAPPGWFPVAPLNPQASPTPASLPVAAPSHYTGGGSLATLRSPGAPPQTHIGQVPQLQQSLHLHQSLPLQQMSYQQSPLRQQIPQPRMQTPLLSQSQPMQPQTQPITQLPHSPSQSQPLLPSQMPTSPMPLAGSLLPGPGTTAPTDSGATTGGTFCSCSSSSSSCSSSCSTAALPSSAKLHPTPPTSTLPLGQQ